The Atribacterota bacterium nucleotide sequence TTTTTTTTAATTCTCATTTTATACTCTCCTTAAAATTTTTTATATTTTAAATAATTAAAAAGTGATTGCCTTTGATTTGTTTTAATATTAGAAATATTTATAAGGAATGAAATATATAAGTTGCAATGATTAATAAATACAATTGGAGCAGAAAGCAGGCAGTCCGGCAGTCCCATTGGAGAAGGAAAATGCAAGCGGGACCCGTAACCTTGCGTCCCACTTAATCAAGTGGTTAACCTTTGTCAACTTAGAGCTTTTTTATTAGATAAACAGTCCACCTCCCGTAAAAATTACTACCTGAAATTCATGTATAAAATTCCTTTACTGTATTAATTAATTATCTGTAAAAGAATTTGATAAATAAAAAATAACCATAATTTAATGTATACTGTATGTAGTACAATATTATGGTTCATTTTGTTTATAAATGGACTTAATTTTCGCTCTATATTCTAAAATGGTTTAATTATGGATATAATTATTATATATTCTTATTTCTGTAATTACTGCTAAGATTATTATCAATACATTAACAAATGTTTTTTGTTGCTTTAAATATACTCTACTTATTTTAAAAAATCAATCTTTTTTTTAGAAGTTCTCCTTATACAATCCTTTTTCCAATATAAAAGGCATAACCGAAATACACTTTATGTTTGTAGTATAACTCTTTAACACAGCTGATAAGTTGAATTGAAAAAAATAATGGAAGAGAACCTTTCTTTGGAAGAATGCTTATCTTCAATTAAAATTATTAATCTTTCAAAAAAAACAATGATGAAATAGTAATAAGTAATCCAAAAAATAACCAGCTATACTGGTAATGACTCTGAATATCTGCAATATATCCAAATATTGTAGGCGATAATAACATTCCAATTCTTATCATAAGCAGTGCAAATCCAGTCGCCAAACCTGCTTTGTTACTACCAGCAAATTCCCCCACTGATGTCAGATAAACCCCGGGCCAACCAAGAACAAAAAAACCTAATATAAATGATAGGATAAATACTACCGTTAAACTCATTGACGGATGAATTAACAGAAGTCCAATAAATAGAAATACTATCCCCGTTGAGAATTCTATAATAAAAAGACTCTTCCTTCTATCAGTTTGATAAAACCTATCAGAAAAGCTCCCACAGATAATCAGCCCTATCATTCCACCCAGATGAAGAGTTGCAAATCCTACACCGGCCATTACTTTAGTCATATTCAGATCTTCAGAAAGAAAAACAACAAAGTGAGATAAGGTGGATCCTTCCGAAATACCGAAAATTATACCTAAAACACATAATCGAAATAGTGATTTATTCTTAATAAGGGATAAAATGTTGTACCTAAAAGAAGATCGTTTTTCTCCCTGATTTTCAGGAATATCAACAATATTTTTTATATAATTCTTTTCCTGATATAGTTTAAATATTAATGGTCCTATCAATAGTATAAAAACAGCAGTCAACAGAACTGTTATACGCCATCCCAGGATATTCCCAAGAAAAGGAAGGAAACTGGCTCCTACCATTCCTCCGATACCAAATCCTGTTTGTGTAAAACCCATTGATATAGCACGTTTTTCCCTGGTAGTTGTCAGTATAACTGCTTTTGTTACTGATGGCGTAATAAGACTAAACCCAAACCCTGCCAGAAAACCCATAAGTAATAAAAAATTATAAGTAGGTGACAGTCCATGAATTAATAAAAAAGCGCCCAAAAGCCCG carries:
- a CDS encoding MFS transporter is translated as MNLSTDNPKKDTKYDLIKILFVLFIPYIALSIGQNGFLGLLPFVREEFVLSRVQIGYYSTSFFIGAALISVFTGIIVDKIGPKKGMLLGIGLLGAFLLIHGLSPTYNFLLLMGFLAGFGFSLITPSVTKAVILTTTREKRAISMGFTQTGFGIGGMVGASFLPFLGNILGWRITVLLTAVFILLIGPLIFKLYQEKNYIKNIVDIPENQGEKRSSFRYNILSLIKNKSLFRLCVLGIIFGISEGSTLSHFVVFLSEDLNMTKVMAGVGFATLHLGGMIGLIICGSFSDRFYQTDRRKSLFIIEFSTGIVFLFIGLLLIHPSMSLTVVFILSFILGFFVLGWPGVYLTSVGEFAGSNKAGLATGFALLMIRIGMLLSPTIFGYIADIQSHYQYSWLFFGLLITISSLFFLKD